GGCAAGAGCGGCGGCAAAGCCGCCCTTGTCCGCGATATTGACCCAGGCGCTGGTGCAGAGGCAGGGCACGAACAGCCCGGCATCGCGGATCAGCCGGGCGCCCTGCCCGATCCCGGCGGCGTCCAGATATTCCATCCAGACCCCGATCCCGGCGACGCCCTGCCGGGCATAGCCGTTCACCGCCTGCTCAAGGGTCCAGTCGCGCGTGGTGATCTGGTTGATCGCAAAACGGCGCAGATCGGGCATCAGGCCAGTTCCGGTTGCAGGTTGCGCAACTCGGCCGTGGCCTTCTCGTTGATGCGGCCATCCTCGATCACGACGCGATAATGCTCGCGGGCAAAGGCCGGGGTGATCTTGCCGTCCAGCGCGTCCTCCAGCACCTGCTCCAGCGGGCGCAGCAGCGGGTCGCCATAGCCGCCGCCCCCGGCCTGTTCGTGCCGGATCACGTCGCCTTTTGCGACATTGCGCGTGACCTTGCTGTCCAGCAGTTCGAACGCGCCACCGTTCAGGCTGAGCAGGTTGCGCGAGGGCGCCGCCGGATTGCCGCCGAACAGCCCATAGGGCCGATGCTCGTAGCGGTCGGCGCGCAGCTGCAGCACCGCGTCTTCGGCCAGCAGGCGATACTGGCGCACCACGCCCAGGCCGCCCCGCTGCCTGCCCGCCCCGCAGGAATCGGTGCGCAGCGAATATTCCTCGATGCGGATCGGATAGGTCGATTCCATCAGCTCGACCGGCATGTTCGACATGTTCTGCGAGGGGTTGGTGATCGCGTCGATGCCGTCCTTGCTGGCGCGCGCGCCCAGGGCGCCGTTGATCATGTCGACCATGACGAAGGGCTGGCGGGTCTCCTTGTCATAGCCGCCCAGACAGACCACCGAGTTGCCGCCTTCGCCCGCCGCGGCGACGCGCGTCGGCACGATCTTGGAAAGCGCGCCCAGCACGGTATCGACCACGCGATAGCCGGTCAGGGCGCGCGCCGCCACCGGCGCCGGGAAATGCGGGTTCAGGAAGCAGCCCTTGGGGGCCGCGATGTCGATGGCGCGATACATGCCGGAATTGTTCGGCACCTCGCTGTCCAGCGTGCAGCGGATCGCCAGATAGGTCGCCGATTTCACGAAGGACAGGGTCGAGTTGATCGCGCCCTTGACCTGCGGCGATGAGCCGGTGAAATCCACGTCCAGATGGTCGCCCTTGACGGTGATCGTCACCTTGATCGGGATCGGCGCCGGGTCGAAGCCGTCACCGTCGATGTAATCGGTGAACTCGTAGCTTCCATCCGGCCAGTTGGCGATCTCGTTGCGGGTCAGGCGCTCGCCGTAATCGAGGAAATCGGCCAGGAACCGGTTGAAGGTCGGCGCACCGTATTTGTCGACGATGCGCAGCAACTCGCGCTCGCCAAGCGCGCAGGTCGCCAACTGCGCTTCGAGGTCGCCGATGACCAGATCGGGCAGGCGCACGTTGCGCTCGATGATCTGGAACACGATGTCGTTGCGGACCCCGCGGTCATAAAGCTTCAGCGGCGGCAGGCGCAGCCCCTCCTGGAAGATCTCGGTCGAGTCGCTGGCGTTCGAGCCGGGCACGCGGCCGCCCACGTCGCAATGGTGGCAGATCACCACCGAGAAGCCGAGATGTTCGTCGCCGTGGAAGATCGGCTTGAACATGAAGATGTCGGGCAGGTGCATGCCGCCGTCATAGGGATCGTTGAAGATGATGACGTCGCCGGGATGCAGGTCGCCCTGGAACCGCGCCAGCAGCGCCTCCATGGCGTCGGGCACGGCCCCCAGATGCAGCGCCACGGTCTTGGCCTGCGCCAGGATGCGGCCCTTGGCGTCGCACATGGTGGTCGAATAATCCAGCACGTCGCGGACGATAGGCGAACGCGCCGTCCGCATCACCGTATAGGCCATGTCGTCGACGATGGATTCGACGGCGCTTTTCAGCACGGCGAAGGTGATCGGGTCATTGGCGGAAATCTCGGCCATGGCTGCGCTCCTTACGAAAGGCGGATGTGAAGGTTCAGGAAGTCGTCGCGCTCGACGGTGGCATCCGGCGGCACGACCACGGTCGAGTCGTTCGATTCCAGGACGACCGGGCCGGTCAGCCGGCGCGGCGAGCGGGTGCGGTCATAGACCGGGGTTTCGATCCAGCCGGCATCCTTGCCGAAATAGACCCGGCGCTGCGAGACCGGCCCCGCCTCTTCGTGATCCGGAGCCGAGAGCTTGCGGAAGTCCAGCCGCCCCTGCCGCAGCCCGCGGCCGGTCATGCGGATGCCGACCACCTCGACCGCGTCGGAGGACACATAGCTGTAGATCGAGCGATAGGTCTCCAGGAAATCCTCGCGCACGCGGACCGGATCGAAAGGCTCGGCAAAGGGGATGGCCAGCGACATTTCCTGACCGCGGAAGCGCATGTTCGCCTCGGGCAGCAGTTCCATCGCCTCCTCAGGGATGCCTTCCTCGCGCAGGTTGGCGATGGCCTGCCGGCGCAGATCCTCGGTCGCCTCGGCAAGGCGCGCCAGATCGACATCCTCGACCACGCGGCCGATGGGGGCGGTGAAATAACGCTCGATATCGCCCGAAAGCATGCCCATGGCGGTGAAGACGCCGGGGGTGGCCGGGATCAGCAGCTTGTCCATCGACAGGAGCGAGGCGATGGCGGCGGCATGCACGGGGCCCGACCCCCCGATGGCGACCAGCGTGAAATCGCGCGGGTCGACGCCGCGCTCGACGGTCACGGCGCGGATGGCGCGGGCCATGTTGGCGTTCACCACCTCGCGGATGCCATAGGCGGCATCCTCGGCCTCAAGCCCCAGCGGGTCGCCCAGCCGCGCCGCGATGGCGGCCTCGGACGCGGCCTTGTCCAGATGCCGCGCCCCGCCGGCCAGTTCCTCGGGCAGGTAGCCCAGCACCAGGTTCGCGTCCGTCACCGTCGGCGCCTCGCCGCCCAGGCCGTAGCAGACCGGCCCCGGATCGGCCCCGGCCGAAAGCGGGCCGACCCGGATCAGCCCGGCGCTGTCCAGCGCGGCGATCGAGCCGGCGCCGCTGCCCACCTCGGCCACGTCGACGGTCGGCACGCTCATCATGTAGCCGCCGGCCTTGATGAAGCGCGAAGGCGTCGAGATGCCGGCGCGGAATTCGTATTCGCTGACCCGGCTCAGCTCGCCGCCATTGACCAGCGTGGCCGAGGCGGTGGTGCCGCCCATGTCGAAGATGACCAGGTTTTCCTGGGCCAGCGCCTCGCCCAGCCTGGCACCGCCGACGGCGCCGGCGGCCCGGCCCGAGGAGATGAAGAACACCGGCTTCTCGCAGGCGGTCTCGGCCGAGGCCAGCGCGCCGTTCGAGTTACTGACCAGCAGCGGCGCGTTCACGCCCAGCCTTTTGATGCCGGTCTGCAGGCGCTCCAGATAGGCGGCCAGAACCGGGCCGACATAGGCGTTCACCACCGTGGTGCTGGTGCGTTCGTATTCCTTGGCCTCGGGCAGGACCGAAACCGAGGTGGTGACCTGGACCTTCGGGAACCGCGCGCGGATCAGTTCCTCGGCGCGCTGTTCGTGGGCGGGGTTGCGATAGCTGTTCAGGAAGCAGAGGGCGATGGATTCCACCCCCGCCTCGACCAGTGCGGCGGCAGCGGCGACGACGCTTGCCTCGTCCAGCGGCGTGATGACGGTGCCGTCGGCGGCGATGCGCTCCTGCGCCTCAAGCCGGTAGCGGCGCGGGATCAGGGGAACGGGCTTGTCCCATTGCAGGTCGAACATGTTCGGCGTGCGCAGCCGGCCGATCTCCAGCACGTCGCGGAAGCCCGCGGTGGTGATCAGCCCGGCCCGCGCGCCGACCTTTTGCAAGAGCGTGTTCGAGCCGACGGTGGTGCCATGCACGATCTCGCGCACATCGGCGACCGAAATTCCCGAAGCCCGCACCAGGTCCGAGATGCCGGCGATCACCGCCTCCTCGGGCGCGGCGGGGGTCGAGGGCACCTTGGCGTGATAAAGCCGCCCGTCGCCTTCGATCATCACGAGATCGGTGAAAGTGCCGCCGATATCGACGCCGATTCGCGCAGTTCTGGTCGCTGAAGTCATCATGATTCCTACCCTTATTGGACTAGTTGGTTAGTTTGGTAACACGCATACCTCCAAACCAACAAGCGATTTTTTATTTCATATATTACAGTATGTTGGCAACTGTTTTGCCGCGATACCCCAAAGAAACTTGATTATAATTGGACTACTGGTGCTATTAATAATCCAGACAACAAGAACACCCCCGGACGATTCGCCGCGGGCCACATGACAGGAGAGGACGAATGAGAAAGATGCAGATTTTGCCGTCAGCCGCCGTCACCGCGCTGCTGATCCTCGCCGGGCCGGGCCTGGCGCAGGACAAGCTGACCGTGCGGCTGGACTTCTCGCCCTGGGGCAGTCACGCCGCCATGCACCTTGCGCAGCAGCAGGGCTGGTTCAAGGAGGCGGGGCTGGACGTGGACGTGCAGGACGGGCGCGGCTCGGGCAATACCTTGCAGCTGGTCAATGCCGGGCAGGCCGATGTCGGCCAGATCCAGCTGGGCCTGATCCCCGCGGCACGCCAGGGCGGCGCCAAGGTCAAGGGCATCGCCGGCTGGGACCGCCGCACCGATCTTTGCGTGCTGGTCGACAAGGACGCGCCCGTCGAGCAGATCACGGACCTCAAGGGCAAGAAGATCGTCGTCTTCGCCGCCAGCCCCTGGACGCCCTATATCGACACCTTCCTGGCCGCAGGCGGGCTGGATCGCGACAACACCACCATCGAATTCGTCGATGCCTCGGCGCTGTGGGGCACCTATACCTCGGGGCGTGCGGACGCCATGATGTCCACCGTCGCCTCGGCCCTGCCGCTCGCCGAGGCGCAGCGGCCGTCCAAATGCCTGACCTCGGATTCCGCCGACCTGTATTTCCCCAGCTACGGCCTTGTCGCCTCGGACGACACGATCAAGAACCGGGCGGATGCACTGAAGAAACTGGTCGAGGTCCAGCAGCGCGCCTGGGCGGAAATCGCCAGCAATCCCGACCTGGGCGTCGAGGCGATGCTGGCCCAGCGTCCCGATGCGATGCTGAACCCGGACGTCCTGCGCGAGCAGATCCGCCTGACCGTGGAATATTTCGACACGCCGGCGACCGAAGGCAAGCCGATCGGCTGGCAGGCGGACGAGGATTGGGAAGCCGCGCTGAAGGGCATGGAGCGCGCCGGCGTGGTCGACCCCGGCTGGCAGGTCGCCGACTATTTCACCAACGACCTGATCCCGGAATGAGGCGGTGAGCATGAACATGATGGCCGACACCACCACCGACACCTATCTGCGCATCAAGGGCGCGGGCAAGACCTATCCCTCGCAGCACGGGCCCGTCGTCGCGCTCAGCGACATCAACCTGGACGTGCGCCCGGGCGAGTTCCTCAGCATCGTCGGGCCCAGCGGCTGCGGCAAGAGCACGCTGCTGAAATGCCTGGCCGGGCTGGAAAACATCACCTCCGGCGGCATCACCGTTTCCGGCAAGCCGCTGTCCGGCCCGCCGGACCGCATGGGCGTGGTGTTCCAGCGCGACGTCCTGCTGGACTGGCGCACCATCCTGGACAACGTGCTGTTGCAGGCCGAGTTCCTGGGCCATCCGCGCGAGCAATACCGCGAACGCGCCCTGCAGCTGCTGGAACGCTTCGGGCTGAAAGGCTATGAAAAGCGCCACCCCTGGGAGCTGTCGGGCGGCATGCGGCAGCGCGCCTCGATCTGCCGGGCGCTGCTTTGCGATCCCGACCTTCTGCTGATGGACGAGCCTTTCGGCGCGCTGGACGCGATGACCCGCGACGACCTGAACGTCGAGCTGGCCCGGATGTGGCAAGAGACGAACAAGACGGTGATCTTCATCACCCATTCGATTTCCGAGGCGGTCTTCCTGGCCGACCGCGTGGTGATGATGTCGCGCACGCCCGGCCGTATCGTCGATGTCTTCGACGTGGACCTGCCCCGGCCGCGCCCGCTGTCGGTGCGCGAATCCGATGCCTTCGGCGTCTATGCCCAGCGTATCCGCCACCATTTCGCCGAATTGGGAGTGCTCAAGGAATGAAAAACAGCCTCATCGCAAAAATCATGCGGGACAACCGCTCGCTGGACATCGTCCTGGTGCTTCTGGGAACCATCCTGCTGTGGGAAATTGGGGTGCGGCTCTTCAATCCGCCGGCGATCATCCTGCCCGCCCCCTCGGCGATCTGGGCCGCTTTCATGCAAAGCCCCTGGGTGTTCATCCGCAACATGCTTTACACGCTGATGACCACCGGCCTGGCCTTCACCATTTCCGTGGTGCTGGGCGTGGTCATGGCGGTGGGCATCGTGCAGTCGAAATTCCTTGAGCGTACGGTCTATACGCTGCTCATCGCCATCAACTCGGTTCCCAAGGTGGCGCTGGCGCCGCTGTTCGTGATCTGGCTGGGCACCGGCATGTCGTCGCAACTGGCGGTGGCGGTGATGTTGGCGATCTTTCCCATCGTCATCAACACCGTCCTGGGCCTGCGCTCGGTCGATCCCGACATGCTGAACCTCGCCAAGGCGACGCGGGCCTCGAAATTCGACATCATCTACAAGATCCGGGTGCCGAACGCCCTGCCCTCGCTGTTTTCCGGCATGAAGGTCGGCATCTCCTTCGCGCTGGTCGGCGCCATCGTCGGAGAGTTCGTCGCCGGCGGCCGCGGCCTGGGCTTCCTGGTCCTGACCGCCCAGGGCCAGTTCGACACCACGCGGGTCTTCGTCTCGCTGGTGCTCTTGGGGGTGATGGGCACGATCCTGTTCTATGCCGTCGACGTGATGGAGCGGATCGCCCTGCCCTGGCACAGCTCGCAACGCCAGCCTAATGCCTGAGCACTTAGGGGGGCTTGCTGCCCCCCTTTTTCCGACCGATGCGATCCAATCGGGAATGAAGCCTCTGGCCCGGCCCGGAGCCGCGGCGTCAGGCCAGGCCACTAGCCCAGCACGCCGCCAGCAATCGCCGCGCCTCGCGGCGGCGGGCCTGCATCTCGGGATCGGGATCCAGGCCCGCGGCCAGCAGCGCCTGGGTACAGGGCTGGCGCGGCCCTCGAACACCAGACGCACCGGACCCGGCGCGACGGCCTTGCCGCGCTGCATGACCATGACGTAATCGGCGAAATCGCGCACCACCGGCAGGATATGGCGAAAGATGATCCGCCCCGAGGATGCGTCCATGACGCGGGCGGCCGAAACGAACATGCTCTGCTTGACCTCCAGCACCTCGGCGCGGGTGGTGCGCAGATAGACCGGAATGCGGGTGATCCGCCAGGACGATGATCCGGTTCAGCACCGAGGGGCCAGGGATACAGAGCACGATCACCGCGATCAGCAGCGACGGGAAGGACATGATCATGTCGGCCAGCCGCATGATGACCTGGCTGACCCGCGGCCCGGCATGGCCCGCAACCAGCCCAAACGCCGATCCGATGTCGGCCGAGAACAGCACCGCGCCGGCGGCGACCGTCATGGTGTTCCGGGTGGCGACGATGATCCGCGCCAGCAGCGGGCGGCCAAGCGCATCGGCGCCCATGATCCCTAACCACCCGCGCTCCCATTCGAAGGGCGGGGCATTGCGGCCGCGCAGGTTCTGCTTCTGTGCCCCGCATCCAGCCATGACGGGCCGATGATCGCCAGCGCCATGACCATGATCGCCGCCAGCACCACGTTGAAATCACGTTGCAGGATAGCGTCGATCATCAGCTTGCCGACGCCGGGGAAGCCGAAGATCGTCTCGGCCACGACGGCCCCGTTCAGCAGCGCCGCCGCCTGGTCGCCGATCACGGTGACGACCGGCAGCATGGCGTTGCGCAGGGC
This Paracoccus pantotrophus DNA region includes the following protein-coding sequences:
- a CDS encoding hydantoinase B/oxoprolinase family protein is translated as MAEISANDPITFAVLKSAVESIVDDMAYTVMRTARSPIVRDVLDYSTTMCDAKGRILAQAKTVALHLGAVPDAMEALLARFQGDLHPGDVIIFNDPYDGGMHLPDIFMFKPIFHGDEHLGFSVVICHHCDVGGRVPGSNASDSTEIFQEGLRLPPLKLYDRGVRNDIVFQIIERNVRLPDLVIGDLEAQLATCALGERELLRIVDKYGAPTFNRFLADFLDYGERLTRNEIANWPDGSYEFTDYIDGDGFDPAPIPIKVTITVKGDHLDVDFTGSSPQVKGAINSTLSFVKSATYLAIRCTLDSEVPNNSGMYRAIDIAAPKGCFLNPHFPAPVAARALTGYRVVDTVLGALSKIVPTRVAAAGEGGNSVVCLGGYDKETRQPFVMVDMINGALGARASKDGIDAITNPSQNMSNMPVELMESTYPIRIEEYSLRTDSCGAGRQRGGLGVVRQYRLLAEDAVLQLRADRYEHRPYGLFGGNPAAPSRNLLSLNGGAFELLDSKVTRNVAKGDVIRHEQAGGGGYGDPLLRPLEQVLEDALDGKITPAFAREHYRVVIEDGRINEKATAELRNLQPELA
- a CDS encoding hydantoinase/oxoprolinase family protein codes for the protein MMTSATRTARIGVDIGGTFTDLVMIEGDGRLYHAKVPSTPAAPEEAVIAGISDLVRASGISVADVREIVHGTTVGSNTLLQKVGARAGLITTAGFRDVLEIGRLRTPNMFDLQWDKPVPLIPRRYRLEAQERIAADGTVITPLDEASVVAAAAALVEAGVESIALCFLNSYRNPAHEQRAEELIRARFPKVQVTTSVSVLPEAKEYERTSTTVVNAYVGPVLAAYLERLQTGIKRLGVNAPLLVSNSNGALASAETACEKPVFFISSGRAAGAVGGARLGEALAQENLVIFDMGGTTASATLVNGGELSRVSEYEFRAGISTPSRFIKAGGYMMSVPTVDVAEVGSGAGSIAALDSAGLIRVGPLSAGADPGPVCYGLGGEAPTVTDANLVLGYLPEELAGGARHLDKAASEAAIAARLGDPLGLEAEDAAYGIREVVNANMARAIRAVTVERGVDPRDFTLVAIGGSGPVHAAAIASLLSMDKLLIPATPGVFTAMGMLSGDIERYFTAPIGRVVEDVDLARLAEATEDLRRQAIANLREEGIPEEAMELLPEANMRFRGQEMSLAIPFAEPFDPVRVREDFLETYRSIYSYVSSDAVEVVGIRMTGRGLRQGRLDFRKLSAPDHEEAGPVSQRRVYFGKDAGWIETPVYDRTRSPRRLTGPVVLESNDSTVVVPPDATVERDDFLNLHIRLS
- a CDS encoding ABC transporter substrate-binding protein; this translates as MRKMQILPSAAVTALLILAGPGLAQDKLTVRLDFSPWGSHAAMHLAQQQGWFKEAGLDVDVQDGRGSGNTLQLVNAGQADVGQIQLGLIPAARQGGAKVKGIAGWDRRTDLCVLVDKDAPVEQITDLKGKKIVVFAASPWTPYIDTFLAAGGLDRDNTTIEFVDASALWGTYTSGRADAMMSTVASALPLAEAQRPSKCLTSDSADLYFPSYGLVASDDTIKNRADALKKLVEVQQRAWAEIASNPDLGVEAMLAQRPDAMLNPDVLREQIRLTVEYFDTPATEGKPIGWQADEDWEAALKGMERAGVVDPGWQVADYFTNDLIPE
- a CDS encoding ABC transporter ATP-binding protein; amino-acid sequence: MNMMADTTTDTYLRIKGAGKTYPSQHGPVVALSDINLDVRPGEFLSIVGPSGCGKSTLLKCLAGLENITSGGITVSGKPLSGPPDRMGVVFQRDVLLDWRTILDNVLLQAEFLGHPREQYRERALQLLERFGLKGYEKRHPWELSGGMRQRASICRALLCDPDLLLMDEPFGALDAMTRDDLNVELARMWQETNKTVIFITHSISEAVFLADRVVMMSRTPGRIVDVFDVDLPRPRPLSVRESDAFGVYAQRIRHHFAELGVLKE
- a CDS encoding ABC transporter permease — its product is MKNSLIAKIMRDNRSLDIVLVLLGTILLWEIGVRLFNPPAIILPAPSAIWAAFMQSPWVFIRNMLYTLMTTGLAFTISVVLGVVMAVGIVQSKFLERTVYTLLIAINSVPKVALAPLFVIWLGTGMSSQLAVAVMLAIFPIVINTVLGLRSVDPDMLNLAKATRASKFDIIYKIRVPNALPSLFSGMKVGISFALVGAIVGEFVAGGRGLGFLVLTAQGQFDTTRVFVSLVLLGVMGTILFYAVDVMERIALPWHSSQRQPNA
- a CDS encoding ABC transporter permease subunit — protein: MIFVHALRNAMLPVVTVIGDQAAALLNGAVVAETIFGFPGVGKLMIDAILQRDFNVVLAAIMVMALAIIGPSWLDAGHRSRTCAAAMPRPSNGSAGG